The following are encoded in a window of Methanococcus voltae genomic DNA:
- a CDS encoding aconitase X catalytic domain-containing protein, with amino-acid sequence MYLTNEEEKIYNGEYGETLEMCMNLIVSLGDIYGAEKLIDVTSAQVSGVSYKTIGEKGLEFLRDMSDSGLKVSVPTTLNPAGMDLIEYEALKFPADFAKKQLEIIDYFEKLGIELGCTCTPYLSGNVPRFRDHISWAESSAVCYSNSVLGAYTNREGGPSALASAILGKTSYYGYHLDENRIPNFKINLDLDFEKIGLKCNNKINNMASYGLIGRYVGRIVKNGIPYFNFTNENNNNSLNLKSECLKGLGAALAASGGIALYHFKGITPEAICTYDNDVINGNLKFDDEITITNDMIEEELSKFDNEQKIDLICIGCPHSGISEIKTVVDILLEEKKSLKTDLWICTSIYTKAIADRMGYTKIIEDAGGKIVVDTCMVVAPIEKMGYKYVATNSGKAATYLPNFCNSEVIYGSIEELIRKGLNQ; translated from the coding sequence TTGTATTTAACGAATGAAGAAGAAAAAATATACAATGGCGAATATGGGGAAACTCTGGAAATGTGTATGAACCTAATTGTATCTCTCGGAGATATATACGGTGCTGAAAAATTAATCGATGTCACATCAGCACAGGTTTCTGGTGTTTCCTACAAAACTATTGGCGAAAAAGGTTTGGAATTCTTAAGGGATATGTCCGATAGTGGTTTAAAAGTTTCAGTACCTACAACATTAAATCCTGCAGGTATGGATTTAATAGAATATGAAGCACTTAAATTTCCGGCAGATTTTGCAAAAAAACAGCTTGAAATAATTGATTATTTTGAAAAACTTGGAATTGAATTGGGTTGTACCTGCACACCATACTTATCCGGAAATGTACCACGATTTAGAGACCATATTTCCTGGGCAGAATCATCTGCCGTATGCTACTCAAACTCAGTTCTTGGAGCATACACTAACCGAGAAGGAGGTCCTTCTGCTTTAGCGAGTGCTATTTTAGGTAAAACCTCATATTATGGATATCATTTGGATGAAAATAGGATACCTAATTTTAAAATTAATTTAGACTTGGATTTTGAAAAAATTGGTTTAAAATGCAATAATAAAATTAATAATATGGCATCATATGGTTTAATCGGTAGATATGTAGGAAGAATTGTAAAAAATGGTATACCATACTTTAATTTTACAAATGAAAATAATAATAATTCATTAAACCTTAAAAGCGAATGTTTAAAAGGACTTGGTGCTGCTTTAGCTGCGAGTGGAGGCATTGCTTTGTATCATTTTAAAGGAATTACGCCAGAAGCAATTTGTACATATGACAATGACGTCATAAACGGTAATTTAAAATTTGACGATGAAATTACAATTACAAATGATATGATTGAAGAAGAACTTTCAAAATTTGATAATGAACAGAAGATAGATTTAATATGTATAGGTTGTCCACATAGTGGAATAAGCGAAATAAAAACTGTTGTAGACATACTTCTCGAAGAAAAAAAATCACTCAAAACAGACTTATGGATTTGTACCTCCATATATACCAAAGCAATAGCTGATAGAATGGGATATACAAAAATTATTGAAGACGCTGGCGGTAAAATAGTTGTAGATACTTGTATGGTTGTTGCACCAATTGAAAAAATGGGTTATAAGTACGTAGCTACAAATTCAGGGAAAGCTGCTACATATTTACCAAATTTCTGCAATAGTGAAGTAATATATGGCTCTATTGAAGAATTAATTAGAAAAGGTTTGAATCAGTAA
- the cobM gene encoding precorrin-4 C(11)-methyltransferase, which translates to MNKLTIIGAGSGDKELITVKGAKAIENADIIIYAGSLVNPEVLTYNTKGAQIYNSASMNLEEVLEVIVKGIKEDKNVVRVHTGDPSLYGAIKEQIDELKKQNIDVNIIPGVTSLFAAAATLKSELTLPDVSQTVIITRPVGRTPKPSSESLKSLAKHQATMAIYLGTGMIEKVCNELIEGGYPKDTAVGVVYHASWEDEKKIIGNLENIAQKVKDEGITKTALIIVGDVINPKYYDYSKLYDKKFEHEYRKAKTD; encoded by the coding sequence ATGAATAAATTAACAATAATTGGTGCAGGTTCTGGAGACAAAGAATTAATAACTGTCAAAGGAGCTAAAGCAATTGAAAATGCGGATATTATTATATATGCAGGTTCGTTGGTTAATCCTGAAGTTTTAACCTACAATACGAAAGGAGCTCAAATATATAATAGTGCTTCTATGAATTTAGAAGAAGTTTTGGAAGTAATTGTAAAAGGAATTAAAGAAGATAAAAATGTAGTTAGGGTTCATACTGGAGACCCTTCATTATATGGTGCAATAAAAGAGCAGATTGATGAATTAAAAAAACAAAATATTGATGTGAATATAATACCTGGCGTAACTTCGCTATTTGCAGCTGCAGCTACCTTAAAATCTGAATTAACTTTGCCAGACGTTTCACAAACTGTTATTATTACTCGTCCAGTCGGTAGAACACCAAAACCAAGTTCTGAAAGCTTAAAATCATTAGCTAAACATCAAGCAACTATGGCAATATATTTAGGTACTGGAATGATTGAAAAAGTTTGTAATGAATTAATAGAAGGTGGATACCCTAAAGATACAGCCGTAGGAGTTGTATACCATGCTTCTTGGGAAGACGAGAAAAAAATCATTGGTAATCTTGAAAATATAGCTCAAAAAGTTAAAGACGAGGGAATTACAAAAACAGCTTTAATAATTGTTGGCGACGTAATAAACCCAAAATATTACGATTACTCAAAATTATACGACAAAAAATTTGAACACGAATATAGAAAAGCTAAAACTGATTAA
- a CDS encoding NAD(P)-binding protein: MKIGIIGAGLGGLFSAAILSKNHQITIYEKLPYIGGRFTNLNYKGYQLTTGALHMVPHGANGFFGQLVEQSNCGAKIINSNPDGLFRINNTNYGFEELKKLVSFKDKLKALKMLTDLKLGTIDKNMSFGTFLEGIPIAEKVGNSFTGWALSLSSYDTPIDEVIAISKHYHKFGGPGIPMGGCKGIIDALETVILKNGGKIYTNYNVDKIYVPENPGEKCSINDDNEFDILISNASPLITQKISNLKFIDNENMPIPSKGIKISIGSKNKLINHNSVVFTTESERLNGFNQPSNVDKSLAKEGHNLIMAHATQIKNNVNDEIDLVLEDIDDIFANEFVGHKKEGYKILAIQTYRDECPVNHASNGTDVKPVINDRFYLVGDGVKGKGGIEVEGVALSVLEVLAHLNKLGIN; this comes from the coding sequence ATGAAAATAGGAATTATCGGTGCTGGATTGGGTGGATTATTTAGTGCAGCAATATTATCAAAAAATCATCAAATAACTATTTATGAAAAACTCCCCTACATTGGCGGAAGGTTTACAAATTTAAATTATAAAGGTTATCAATTAACAACTGGTGCTTTACATATGGTACCACACGGTGCAAATGGTTTTTTTGGACAGTTGGTCGAACAATCAAACTGTGGTGCAAAGATAATTAATTCAAATCCTGACGGACTTTTTAGGATTAATAATACTAACTATGGATTTGAAGAGTTGAAAAAGCTTGTAAGTTTTAAAGATAAATTAAAAGCTTTAAAAATGTTGACTGACTTAAAACTTGGGACTATTGATAAAAATATGTCATTTGGAACTTTCTTGGAAGGCATACCCATAGCTGAAAAAGTGGGAAATTCATTCACAGGATGGGCTTTAAGTTTATCTTCTTATGATACCCCCATAGATGAAGTAATTGCCATTAGTAAACATTATCATAAATTTGGTGGGCCGGGTATACCAATGGGTGGCTGTAAAGGTATAATTGATGCTTTAGAAACTGTAATCTTAAAAAACGGCGGAAAAATCTATACAAATTACAATGTTGATAAAATATATGTTCCAGAAAATCCTGGAGAAAAATGTTCAATAAATGATGATAACGAATTTGATATACTTATAAGTAATGCATCCCCATTAATTACTCAAAAAATTAGTAATTTAAAATTTATTGACAATGAAAATATGCCAATACCTTCAAAAGGTATTAAAATCAGTATAGGGTCTAAAAATAAGCTAATAAATCACAATAGTGTAGTATTTACTACAGAATCAGAGCGTTTAAATGGTTTTAATCAACCTTCTAACGTAGATAAGTCTTTAGCTAAAGAAGGGCATAATTTGATAATGGCACACGCTACTCAGATAAAAAACAACGTAAATGATGAAATAGATTTGGTTTTAGAAGATATTGATGATATCTTTGCAAATGAGTTTGTAGGTCATAAAAAAGAAGGTTATAAAATACTTGCAATACAAACCTACCGTGATGAATGTCCTGTTAATCACGCATCAAACGGGACCGATGTAAAACCTGTAATTAACGATAGATTTTACTTAGTTGGCGACGGGGTAAAAGGAAAAGGTGGTATTGAAGTTGAAGGTGTCGCTTTGAGTGTACTTGAAGTTTTAGCCCATCTTAATAAGTTAGGGATTAATTAA
- the pdxT gene encoding pyridoxal 5'-phosphate synthase glutaminase subunit PdxT yields the protein MTKTKKIGILGIQGDVEEHIDSILKLGYEAKRVRTLSELEDIDALIIPGGESTTMGKIMDKYGFINKIRELNINKNIPILGTCAGMVLLSKETGVEQPLLELMDVSIDRNAYGGQVESFEKEIELNGNIVHAVFIRAPLVKKLMNDKIEIISKNEDRIVGIIQNNCMAISFHPELSEDGIIVYKYFFDRFLK from the coding sequence ATGACTAAAACCAAAAAAATAGGAATTTTAGGAATACAAGGCGATGTAGAAGAACATATCGATTCAATTTTAAAATTAGGTTATGAAGCTAAAAGGGTAAGAACACTTTCTGAACTCGAAGATATTGATGCTTTAATAATTCCAGGTGGTGAAAGCACCACAATGGGAAAAATAATGGATAAATATGGGTTCATCAATAAAATAAGGGAACTTAATATTAATAAAAACATTCCTATATTGGGAACTTGTGCAGGAATGGTTTTATTATCAAAAGAAACTGGTGTCGAACAGCCCCTTTTAGAATTAATGGATGTTTCGATTGATAGAAATGCTTATGGGGGACAAGTAGAAAGCTTTGAAAAAGAAATCGAATTAAATGGGAATATTGTTCATGCAGTATTTATAAGAGCCCCACTCGTAAAAAAACTAATGAACGATAAAATAGAAATAATTTCTAAAAATGAGGACAGAATTGTAGGAATTATTCAAAATAACTGTATGGCAATTTCTTTCCACCCTGAATTATCCGAAGATGGAATTATTGTTTACAAATATTTCTTTGACAGATTTTTAAAATAA
- a CDS encoding helix-turn-helix domain-containing protein — protein sequence MMFINPTIIRSLNKSKLRKRIVYFLYDVHPHGTYLSELSRRVKSDPSNVLGCLKGMGNRYNGSSSLIELGLVSCDGREGMKIYQMTEYGKTVVEYLKDYDSSDKW from the coding sequence ATGATGTTTATAAATCCTACAATTATTAGGTCTTTAAACAAAAGTAAACTTCGAAAACGAATAGTGTACTTCCTATACGATGTCCACCCCCACGGAACTTACTTATCTGAATTATCTCGAAGAGTTAAATCAGATCCAAGTAATGTTTTAGGGTGTTTAAAAGGCATGGGCAATCGGTATAATGGCAGTTCTTCGCTTATTGAATTAGGTTTAGTATCTTGCGATGGAAGAGAAGGTATGAAAATATACCAAATGACGGAATATGGAAAGACTGTTGTAGAATATTTAAAAGATTATGATTCTTCTGATAAATGGTGA
- a CDS encoding coenzyme F420-0:L-glutamate ligase, with product MAKVNYKINYEISDELKNKITAKPIKTNYLYSGDDFIFETLHSLRRELNAGTISLNDGDILVVSEKFVSTSQGNFVDENKSKPKLSAYFCYYWSKYIWGYILGPLLKTRSDRVLNLRKMPKPETLKHKQVVIDNVGFIYALKPASEGGIDLTNVPGTYASLLPSKPKETMDKLYNAIKKEFDVDLTVMLIDTDATYKFYKWYITALPYAIDGIIAKIGVFGYILGKIGNLLNMGGLYGATPLAITGNNVYKKYSMELLLYIANLADTSQVPYTKSIHDLMKKYNTYTITEKVLSDMEHSPVVIVKIEG from the coding sequence ATGGCAAAAGTAAATTATAAAATTAATTATGAAATTTCTGATGAATTAAAAAATAAAATAACCGCTAAACCCATTAAAACTAATTATTTATACAGTGGTGATGATTTCATATTTGAAACATTGCATTCGTTAAGAAGGGAATTAAATGCAGGTACTATTTCATTAAATGACGGAGATATTTTAGTTGTTAGTGAAAAGTTTGTTTCTACAAGTCAGGGTAATTTTGTAGATGAAAATAAGTCTAAACCAAAATTGAGTGCTTATTTTTGTTATTATTGGAGTAAATATATTTGGGGCTATATATTAGGACCTTTGTTAAAAACAAGAAGTGATAGGGTATTAAATCTTAGAAAAATGCCAAAACCAGAGACTTTGAAACATAAACAAGTGGTAATCGATAATGTGGGTTTTATATATGCTTTAAAACCTGCTTCTGAAGGTGGAATCGATTTAACAAATGTACCTGGAACTTATGCGTCATTATTGCCTTCAAAGCCAAAAGAAACTATGGATAAGTTATATAACGCAATAAAAAAAGAGTTCGACGTGGATTTAACTGTTATGTTAATTGACACTGATGCAACCTATAAGTTTTATAAGTGGTATATTACGGCTTTACCTTATGCGATAGATGGTATAATCGCTAAAATAGGAGTTTTTGGTTATATATTAGGTAAAATAGGAAATCTGTTAAATATGGGTGGATTATATGGAGCTACGCCTTTAGCCATAACCGGAAATAACGTTTATAAAAAATACTCAATGGAATTATTATTATATATTGCAAATCTTGCAGACACTTCGCAGGTACCCTATACAAAATCGATACACGATTTAATGAAAAAATATAATACCTATACGATTACTGAGAAAGTTTTAAGCGATATGGAGCATAGTCCTGTAGTTATTGTTAAAATAGAAGGTTAA
- a CDS encoding HEAT domain-containing protein has product MMNGYKNDDKYFDMKVNLNLNNIEEFKNFREILFSGKFCIENPKIINKVLPEYKKSLQKDFKFKWATLKAMSIIVTAYPEHLKTLMPITVEMLKDSDWRTRKNSLEFLGDAGLVCYELVNEYMDHIIAMLDDENPNVVCSSAYTISKISLNPKCNNTKKLINLLNTKIKSKLLLIEILKNMSNINPEILKDSSNNLFGYLDDENPEIVIKTLEIIHNIKPENISYDNAEKIISKTDSKNKDIKTSALNALVEISKVESEKFRNIMPKIIEFVKYEERDIKIPSIYILNNLCHLNPSIVNELDLNYYIITEDYDLKYSVMNLLQTLSNLESKTAQKYKKIIEKTVEDDNSSIITKSIAIMGNFGKFDKYCKDKYIPILKSKFLDLKYRKESTLSLIKLGYVDNKIVELIFNCIKNINLEIKFLKCVFEQYPYELLDDLKKHTIKIKDSLHLKLKNTKNKLINSTEYNEKIITAQNIQNSEIETLNNFEELISIADYRINEYQNTNTNNTNVKLGQSLKIPDDECVVLALKSECMEVELEDGKQVYIVPKDKSMHTILSNELLEFVDNNQDNEFDLYKISHEIMIQSLIETALKDKNI; this is encoded by the coding sequence ATGATGAATGGATATAAAAATGATGATAAGTATTTTGATATGAAAGTTAACTTAAATCTGAATAATATTGAAGAATTCAAAAATTTCAGAGAGATATTATTTTCAGGAAAATTCTGTATCGAAAATCCGAAAATAATTAACAAAGTATTGCCAGAATACAAAAAATCATTGCAAAAAGATTTCAAATTTAAATGGGCCACATTAAAAGCTATGTCTATAATAGTTACTGCATACCCCGAACATTTGAAGACGTTAATGCCCATAACAGTTGAAATGTTAAAGGATTCTGATTGGAGAACTCGTAAAAATTCTCTGGAATTCTTGGGTGATGCAGGATTAGTATGTTATGAGCTTGTTAATGAGTACATGGACCATATAATAGCAATGTTAGATGATGAAAACCCTAATGTTGTATGTTCGTCAGCTTACACAATTTCAAAAATATCATTGAACCCAAAATGTAATAATACGAAAAAACTTATAAACTTACTAAATACTAAAATAAAATCTAAATTATTGTTGATTGAAATATTAAAAAATATGAGTAATATAAATCCCGAAATACTCAAAGATAGTTCAAATAATCTTTTTGGATATTTGGACGATGAAAATCCCGAAATAGTAATAAAAACCCTTGAAATAATACATAATATTAAACCCGAAAATATTTCATATGATAATGCCGAAAAAATAATTTCAAAAACAGATTCAAAAAATAAGGATATTAAAACTTCTGCCTTAAACGCATTAGTTGAAATATCTAAAGTAGAATCTGAAAAATTTCGGAATATAATGCCCAAAATTATCGAATTTGTAAAATATGAAGAAAGGGATATAAAAATCCCATCAATATATATATTAAATAACTTATGTCATCTAAACCCGAGTATAGTAAACGAATTAGATTTAAACTATTACATAATTACAGAAGATTACGACTTAAAATACTCTGTAATGAATTTATTACAAACATTGTCTAACTTAGAGTCAAAAACAGCTCAAAAATACAAAAAAATTATCGAAAAGACCGTTGAAGACGATAATAGTTCTATAATTACGAAATCGATTGCCATTATGGGAAATTTCGGAAAATTCGATAAATATTGTAAAGATAAATATATTCCAATATTAAAGTCTAAATTTTTAGATTTAAAATATAGGAAAGAATCTACATTATCGTTAATTAAATTAGGTTATGTAGATAATAAAATCGTAGAATTAATATTTAATTGTATTAAAAATATTAATTTAGAAATAAAATTCTTAAAGTGTGTATTTGAACAATATCCTTATGAATTATTGGATGATTTGAAGAAACATACTATTAAAATAAAAGATAGTTTACACTTAAAATTAAAAAATACAAAAAATAAATTAATTAACTCTACTGAATATAATGAGAAAATTATTACAGCCCAAAATATTCAGAATTCTGAAATTGAAACATTGAACAATTTTGAAGAATTGATATCAATAGCAGATTACAGAATAAATGAATATCAGAATACGAATACAAATAATACAAATGTAAAACTTGGTCAGAGTCTGAAAATTCCTGACGACGAATGTGTTGTGCTCGCACTTAAATCTGAATGTATGGAAGTTGAGCTTGAAGATGGTAAGCAGGTTTATATTGTCCCAAAAGATAAATCAATGCATACAATATTATCTAATGAATTATTGGAATTTGTTGACAATAATCAAGATAATGAATTTGATTTATACAAAATATCTCATGAAATAATGATACAATCATTAATTGAGACTGCTTTAAAAGATAAAAATATATAA
- the pyrB gene encoding aspartate carbamoyltransferase, producing the protein MNHLISTRDVSKAEISNILKTAEEMEKLLEEKKPCEFMKGKLLATLFYEPSTRTRLSFETAVKRLGGNVIGFTDAKSTSVTKGETLRDTISVIGGYADLIVIRHPYEGASRLASECSKIPVINAGDGSNQHPTQTLLDLYTIKREIGKIDKLNIAFVGDLKYGRTVHSLCQALSLFDDVNIRLISPKELKMPQEIIEDIKSKVNLEEMEEMDLEEIDCIYMTRIQKERFPDPNEYHKVKGIYKLTKSQVENKKVIVMHPLPRVDEIEQDMDLLEQSVYFKQSFYGIPVRMAILKLLYESNNQ; encoded by the coding sequence ATGAACCATTTAATATCTACAAGGGATGTAAGCAAAGCTGAAATAAGCAATATTTTAAAAACTGCTGAAGAAATGGAAAAATTGCTTGAAGAAAAAAAACCTTGCGAATTTATGAAAGGTAAGCTTTTAGCCACATTATTTTATGAACCATCTACAAGAACCAGATTATCCTTTGAAACAGCTGTGAAAAGACTCGGCGGTAATGTAATTGGTTTTACAGATGCCAAAAGTACTTCGGTCACAAAAGGAGAAACTTTAAGAGATACTATTTCAGTAATTGGAGGATATGCGGATTTAATAGTTATAAGACATCCTTATGAAGGAGCCTCAAGACTTGCAAGTGAATGTTCCAAAATTCCGGTAATAAATGCGGGAGATGGTTCAAATCAACACCCTACTCAGACTCTTTTAGATTTATATACGATAAAACGAGAAATTGGCAAAATAGATAAATTAAATATTGCTTTTGTTGGGGATTTAAAATACGGTAGAACCGTTCATTCATTATGTCAAGCTTTATCACTATTTGACGATGTAAATATTAGATTAATATCTCCAAAAGAATTAAAAATGCCTCAAGAGATAATTGAAGACATAAAATCTAAGGTAAATTTAGAAGAAATGGAAGAGATGGATTTAGAAGAAATTGATTGCATATACATGACAAGAATTCAAAAAGAAAGATTTCCTGACCCTAACGAATATCACAAAGTTAAGGGAATATATAAATTAACCAAATCACAAGTTGAAAATAAAAAAGTTATTGTAATGCACCCATTACCTCGTGTTGATGAAATAGAACAAGATATGGATTTATTAGAACAGTCTGTATACTTTAAACAATCATTTTATGGAATACCTGTCAGAATGGCGATATTAAAATTGTTATATGAATCAAATAATCAATAA
- the wtpA gene encoding tungstate ABC transporter substrate-binding protein WtpA produces the protein MNKKSLTLFSILGIFLVLAFSGCTDQQTPAEDTDSQKIEGIVKIFHAGSLAVPFEEYEKAFEEKYPNTDVQRESAGSVACVRNIVELHKKADVLGSADYSLIPKMMYPDYADWYLMVAKNEIVIAYTNKSKYTDEITTDNWYEIFQKDDVKYGFSSANDDPCGYRSQMVIKLAEKTYNDSTIYENLIMKNSNFEVVENADGSFLIESPAEITVNTDKIFMRSKEVDLLGPLESGAYDYLFIYKSVANQHNLEYIELPADINLGAYDKAENYGRASLLIESQNKTIAAAPIVYGVTVPTNAENKAAGVAFVKFILENPQIFENAGQPVIKPAIGNGNVPADYDGLVEMTA, from the coding sequence TTGAATAAAAAATCCCTAACTCTATTTTCAATTTTGGGGATTTTTCTCGTATTAGCTTTTAGTGGCTGTACAGACCAGCAAACTCCTGCTGAAGATACAGATTCACAAAAAATAGAAGGTATTGTTAAAATATTCCACGCAGGAAGTTTAGCAGTTCCTTTTGAAGAATATGAAAAAGCTTTTGAAGAAAAATATCCAAATACAGATGTTCAAAGAGAATCAGCAGGTAGTGTTGCTTGCGTTAGAAACATTGTAGAATTACATAAAAAAGCTGATGTATTGGGTTCAGCAGACTATTCATTAATTCCTAAAATGATGTACCCAGATTACGCAGATTGGTATTTAATGGTAGCTAAAAATGAAATAGTTATCGCATACACTAATAAAAGTAAATACACTGATGAAATAACTACAGATAACTGGTATGAAATATTCCAAAAAGATGACGTTAAATACGGATTCTCAAGTGCTAACGATGACCCATGCGGATACAGAAGCCAAATGGTTATCAAATTAGCTGAAAAAACATATAATGACAGTACAATATATGAAAACTTAATTATGAAAAATTCAAACTTCGAAGTTGTAGAAAATGCAGACGGTAGCTTCTTAATTGAAAGCCCTGCTGAAATAACTGTTAACACAGACAAAATCTTCATGAGAAGTAAAGAAGTAGATTTATTGGGCCCTCTTGAATCAGGTGCTTACGACTACTTATTCATTTATAAGAGTGTTGCAAATCAGCACAATTTAGAATACATTGAATTACCTGCAGATATAAACTTAGGTGCTTACGACAAAGCTGAAAATTACGGTAGAGCAAGCTTATTAATCGAAAGCCAAAATAAAACAATTGCTGCTGCACCAATCGTATATGGTGTTACAGTACCTACAAATGCAGAAAATAAAGCTGCAGGTGTAGCATTTGTTAAGTTTATCCTTGAAAACCCACAAATATTCGAAAATGCAGGACAACCAGTTATTAAACCAGCTATTGGAAATGGAAATGTTCCAGCAGACTACGACGGTTTAGTAGAAATGACTGCATAA
- a CDS encoding 30S ribosomal protein S8e, protein MAVWQGRSGRKSTGAKLRRIVKKHKREMGNSPVETHLTDSVKIKILRGRGGSKKVKLERTNYANVFNQETKTCKKVTITNVIDNVANKHYIRRNVVTKGAIVETEMGKAKVTSRPGQDGIVNAILIKE, encoded by the coding sequence ATGGCAGTATGGCAAGGAAGAAGCGGTAGAAAATCTACTGGTGCAAAATTAAGAAGAATCGTTAAAAAACATAAAAGAGAAATGGGTAATTCACCTGTAGAAACCCACTTAACCGATTCAGTTAAAATTAAAATATTAAGAGGAAGAGGCGGAAGCAAAAAAGTTAAATTAGAAAGAACAAACTACGCTAACGTTTTCAACCAAGAAACAAAAACCTGTAAAAAAGTTACAATTACAAACGTAATTGACAACGTAGCAAACAAACACTACATCAGAAGAAATGTTGTTACAAAAGGAGCTATCGTTGAAACCGAAATGGGTAAAGCAAAAGTTACATCAAGACCTGGTCAAGATGGTATTGTAAACGCTATTTTAATTAAAGAATAA
- a CDS encoding bis-aminopropyl spermidine synthase family protein, whose translation MNVIGKMGKRNTQKAKKNMKENVDDSASNKEFKILIRRIVQKTKIAEGELAIYDILRCIYRNQPISTKKIGQYTKLPLPIVSKVRTMLEGDKVLKRDDRGAIYTKEGLTFVEKNLGLSLKNDLKCPLCKGKTIVFDEKFEKIYKRHKEIAKQRPAVNTLIDQSFATPETATYRATIMADRGDLEGKRVLFVGDDDLTSIPVAMSGLCKEVVVADIDERLLDMIKYFSKQNKLHIKTVKQDFRNSLPKNLTDKFDVVFTDPPYTLEGVKLFMNRGIEALGSEGVLYLAVSHKPIDEHIQLQKNILSMNFLIAEMLPGFNFYEGTEIIGNTTFLARLVGKNLVKLEEKSDKIYTGQVKPVLRYYKCQKCGKIYEVGGKIKRIEDLSCDCKGNKFYMIKRSKLRD comes from the coding sequence TTGAATGTAATAGGAAAAATGGGTAAAAGGAATACTCAAAAAGCTAAAAAAAATATGAAAGAAAATGTTGATGATTCAGCATCTAATAAGGAATTTAAAATATTGATAAGAAGAATTGTTCAAAAAACAAAAATAGCAGAGGGTGAATTGGCGATTTACGATATATTAAGATGTATATACCGTAATCAACCAATTTCTACTAAAAAAATTGGTCAATATACTAAATTACCACTTCCTATCGTTTCAAAAGTTAGGACTATGTTAGAAGGAGATAAAGTTTTAAAAAGAGATGACCGTGGGGCAATATATACAAAAGAAGGTTTAACTTTTGTGGAAAAAAACTTGGGTTTGTCTTTAAAAAACGATTTAAAATGCCCGCTTTGTAAGGGTAAGACAATAGTCTTTGATGAAAAATTTGAGAAGATATATAAAAGACACAAAGAAATAGCTAAGCAAAGACCTGCTGTAAATACGTTAATTGACCAATCATTCGCAACACCCGAAACAGCTACATATAGGGCAACAATTATGGCAGATAGGGGCGATTTGGAAGGTAAAAGAGTTTTATTTGTTGGTGACGATGATTTAACATCAATTCCTGTAGCTATGAGTGGTTTATGCAAAGAAGTAGTAGTCGCAGATATCGATGAGAGACTTTTGGATATGATAAAATATTTTTCAAAGCAAAATAAACTTCATATTAAAACAGTAAAACAGGATTTTAGAAATAGTTTACCTAAAAATTTGACTGATAAATTTGATGTAGTGTTTACAGACCCTCCTTATACGTTAGAAGGCGTAAAATTATTTATGAATAGGGGTATTGAAGCATTAGGTTCCGAAGGGGTTCTATATTTGGCAGTATCTCATAAACCTATTGATGAACATATTCAACTACAAAAAAATATACTCTCTATGAATTTTTTAATTGCCGAAATGTTGCCTGGTTTCAATTTTTACGAAGGTACTGAAATTATTGGCAATACAACATTTTTAGCAAGGCTCGTAGGCAAAAATCTTGTAAAATTGGAAGAAAAAAGTGATAAAATATACACTGGACAAGTAAAACCTGTGTTAAGATATTATAAATGTCAAAAATGTGGGAAAATCTATGAAGTAGGGGGTAAAATTAAAAGAATAGAAGATTTGTCTTGTGATTGTAAAGGAAATAAATTTTATATGATTAAAAGAAGTAAATTAAGAGATTAA